A part of Candidatus Flexicrinis proximus genomic DNA contains:
- a CDS encoding 3-isopropylmalate dehydratase, translating to MTAHRVWAYGDNVNTDVIFPGKYTYTLRTPQEIAAHALEDLDPAFAAGARPGDVIVAGRNWGCGSSREQAVTALKLSGVVAIVAESFGGLYFRNCINQGVYPIVIAGVRDLIRSGDTLEIDRVAGTLRADGSTFDLPALPDSVRAILDAGGLLPMLQTRFKAAAVPNR from the coding sequence ATGACGGCACATCGCGTTTGGGCTTACGGCGACAACGTCAATACCGATGTGATCTTTCCCGGAAAGTACACCTATACCCTGAGGACGCCGCAGGAGATCGCGGCTCACGCCCTCGAAGACCTCGATCCAGCGTTCGCGGCGGGTGCGCGACCGGGCGATGTCATCGTAGCCGGACGCAACTGGGGCTGCGGTTCGAGCCGTGAGCAGGCCGTCACGGCACTCAAGCTGTCCGGCGTGGTTGCCATCGTCGCCGAGTCGTTCGGCGGCCTCTACTTCCGCAACTGCATCAACCAGGGCGTCTATCCCATCGTGATCGCAGGTGTGCGCGACCTGATCCGCTCCGGTGACACCCTTGAGATCGACCGGGTGGCCGGGACGCTACGCGCGGATGGCAGCACGTTCGATCTGCCAGCGCTACCCGACTCGGTCCGCGCGATTCTGGATGCCGGGGGGTTATTGCCCATGCTTCAGACACGCTTCAAAGCCGCAGCTGTCCCCAACCGGTAA
- a CDS encoding 3-isopropylmalate dehydratase large subunit, translating into MPQTFAEKALARAAGLATARAGDVLDVAPDVVFSHDNSAAILRIFNDIAAPGLAFPERIAMTLDHAVPAPTTLHAQNHAEIRAFAAQYGLRLFEVGRGICHQVLSEEGVVLPGETVFGADSHTTHFGWLGAFGMGVGRTEVAALWATGRLWIRVPETLRVELTGRIPHGVTAKDIALAILRQWTVEGAAYRAIEFDGEAISDIPLDDRPVIPNMMAEFGAMSAFMPPDEAVLEYVSARAAREFTPLYPDAGAEYGEHVTLDVSTLEPLVACPHQPDNVVPISDVSGTPIQQAFVGTCTGGRYSDLAAAAEVVRGRKLKARLIVIPASAQVLAQALDSGVLRTLITAGASIATPGCGPCMGNHMGVPAPNEATISTGSRNFKGRMGTADAPVYLANAAVVAASAVAGYIAHPGELA; encoded by the coding sequence ATGCCTCAGACCTTTGCCGAGAAAGCTTTGGCGCGTGCCGCGGGGCTTGCCACTGCGCGCGCAGGGGATGTCCTGGATGTTGCGCCAGACGTCGTGTTCAGCCACGATAACAGCGCCGCTATCCTCAGGATATTTAACGACATCGCCGCTCCCGGCCTGGCCTTTCCGGAGCGGATCGCCATGACCCTCGATCATGCCGTCCCTGCTCCAACCACGCTGCACGCGCAGAACCACGCCGAAATCCGGGCTTTTGCGGCGCAGTATGGTTTGCGGTTGTTCGAGGTCGGACGGGGCATCTGCCACCAGGTATTGAGCGAGGAAGGCGTCGTGCTGCCCGGAGAAACCGTATTCGGTGCGGACAGCCATACCACCCACTTCGGCTGGCTCGGCGCGTTCGGAATGGGGGTTGGCCGCACGGAAGTTGCGGCGTTGTGGGCAACCGGCCGGCTGTGGATTCGCGTCCCGGAAACCCTCCGCGTCGAACTTACGGGACGGATTCCGCATGGCGTGACCGCCAAGGATATCGCGCTCGCCATCCTGCGTCAGTGGACGGTCGAGGGAGCAGCATATCGCGCGATCGAATTTGACGGCGAGGCGATCAGCGACATTCCGTTGGACGACCGGCCCGTGATTCCCAACATGATGGCCGAGTTTGGCGCCATGTCGGCCTTTATGCCGCCCGACGAGGCCGTACTGGAGTATGTCAGCGCACGCGCGGCGAGGGAGTTTACGCCTCTGTATCCTGACGCCGGTGCCGAATACGGCGAGCATGTCACGCTGGACGTTTCGACCCTTGAGCCGCTGGTCGCCTGTCCACACCAGCCGGACAATGTCGTCCCTATTTCCGATGTCAGCGGCACGCCCATTCAACAAGCCTTTGTCGGCACATGCACTGGTGGTCGTTACAGCGATCTTGCCGCGGCGGCGGAAGTGGTTCGCGGCAGGAAGCTGAAGGCGCGCCTGATCGTCATTCCGGCCAGCGCGCAGGTCCTCGCTCAAGCGCTGGACTCCGGCGTGCTGCGGACGCTGATCACGGCGGGTGCGTCGATTGCGACTCCGGGCTGTGGCCCCTGCATGGGCAACCACATGGGCGTCCCTGCACCAAACGAGGCGACGATCAGCACCGGAAGCCGCAATTTCAAAGGCCGCATGGGGACGGCAGACGCGCCGGTATATCTGGCCAACGCCGCGGTCGTGGCGGCGAGCGCAGTGGCGGGGTACATTGCTCATCCGGGAGAGCTGGCATGA
- the lysS gene encoding homocitrate synthase, producing MPLNRFAVIESTLREGEQFSTATFSTAHKLEIARMLDQFGVEMIEMTSPCASPQSDADIRAVIGLGLNARILTHIRCKREDAAQALDTGVHGVDVVIGTSPQLMQHSHGKSIRQVIDTALEVCTYIREQAPDIILRFSTEDSFRSRESDLLRVYLAVADSGLVNRLGVADTVGVATPSRTFELVHQLVRLTGLDIEFHGHNDSCCAVANATAALEAGATHIDTTILGIGERNGITSLGGLVARLYTLDRAYVAKYNLRLLPDLDRYISELCDLPIPFNNTITGSSAFMHKAGIHAKAVLADPSTYEAIRPEDFGLTREIAIGHRLTGWNAVRGRAQLLGLSLDDAVIQDVTRTIKAQADTQPLTMKEIDALLIERAGILVTG from the coding sequence ATGCCCCTTAACCGATTTGCCGTGATCGAAAGCACGCTCCGCGAAGGAGAACAGTTCAGCACTGCAACGTTCTCGACCGCGCATAAACTCGAAATCGCCCGGATGCTGGATCAGTTCGGTGTCGAGATGATCGAAATGACATCGCCTTGTGCCAGCCCGCAGAGCGATGCCGACATCCGAGCCGTGATCGGCCTCGGCCTGAATGCCCGCATCCTGACGCATATCCGCTGCAAGCGCGAAGATGCTGCACAAGCCCTCGATACCGGTGTGCATGGCGTCGATGTCGTCATCGGCACGTCTCCCCAGTTGATGCAGCACAGCCACGGCAAGTCGATCCGGCAGGTGATCGACACTGCGCTGGAAGTCTGCACGTATATCCGCGAACAGGCGCCGGACATTATTCTGCGCTTCAGCACGGAGGACAGCTTCAGAAGCCGCGAGTCGGACTTGCTGCGTGTGTACCTGGCAGTGGCAGACAGCGGGCTGGTGAACCGCTTAGGTGTAGCCGATACAGTTGGTGTCGCCACGCCAAGCCGGACCTTTGAACTGGTCCATCAGCTGGTTCGCCTGACGGGTCTTGATATCGAATTCCACGGCCACAACGACTCGTGCTGCGCAGTTGCCAATGCTACGGCTGCGTTGGAAGCCGGCGCGACGCACATTGACACCACGATCCTCGGCATCGGCGAGCGCAACGGGATCACCTCGCTCGGCGGTCTGGTCGCGCGGTTGTATACGCTCGACCGCGCCTATGTGGCGAAGTACAACCTGCGCCTGCTGCCGGATCTCGACCGGTACATCAGCGAACTGTGTGACCTGCCGATCCCGTTTAACAACACCATCACGGGCAGCAGCGCCTTCATGCACAAGGCAGGGATTCACGCCAAAGCCGTGCTGGCCGATCCCTCGACCTACGAGGCAATTCGTCCCGAGGACTTCGGTCTCACGCGCGAAATCGCCATCGGCCACCGCTTAACCGGTTGGAACGCGGTGCGCGGCCGCGCGCAGCTGCTGGGGCTGTCGCTGGATGATGCAGTTATCCAGGACGTGACCCGTACGATCAAGGCGCAGGCAGATACCCAGCCGCTCACGATGAAGGAAATCGACGCACTGCTCATCGAGCGGGCCGGCATTCTGGTGACGGGATGA
- a CDS encoding [LysW]-lysine hydrolase, translated as MDAQDSAALLESLVSIPSTSHNEHDAVSHLVGWIREHGAASAYVDAAGSAVGVFGTGPNQIVLLGHIDTVGGFPHVRREGRLLYGRGTVDAKGPLCAFAAAAASARIPEGWQVIVVGAVEEECPTSAGAHHVVTQFSPALCMIGEPSRWDRLTLGYKGRLIVDIDLSVALSHSAGRADTAAECAIEVWSQISTFAARYNEGRERAFDRLDATLSRINTSDDGLYGRATLAAGFRLPVGLSPQDVESELRGLLGHLPFAPQLTFSSYAAAYAGPRDTTLSRAFRAAIREAGGAPAFVVKTGTSDMNIAGPAWNCPILAYGPGDSALDHTPHEHIDLDEYQRAIGVLTRVLETLPKGETQSLSEAVTDASR; from the coding sequence ATCGACGCCCAGGACTCTGCGGCATTGCTGGAGTCGCTGGTTTCGATCCCGTCCACTTCTCACAACGAGCACGATGCGGTCAGCCATCTGGTCGGATGGATACGCGAGCATGGCGCAGCATCGGCCTATGTCGATGCTGCCGGCAGCGCAGTCGGTGTATTTGGAACTGGACCGAACCAAATCGTGCTGCTGGGCCATATCGACACGGTCGGCGGTTTCCCGCACGTGCGCCGTGAGGGGCGTTTATTATATGGACGCGGCACAGTGGATGCCAAAGGCCCTCTGTGCGCGTTTGCCGCTGCCGCTGCCAGCGCTCGGATTCCTGAAGGCTGGCAGGTGATTGTGGTTGGTGCCGTTGAGGAAGAATGTCCGACCAGCGCCGGGGCGCACCATGTCGTCACGCAGTTCAGTCCGGCGCTCTGTATGATCGGTGAGCCGTCTCGCTGGGACCGGCTGACCCTCGGTTATAAAGGGCGGCTGATCGTGGACATCGACCTGTCCGTCGCGCTGAGCCACAGCGCAGGACGGGCTGATACTGCCGCCGAATGCGCGATTGAAGTGTGGTCGCAGATCAGTACGTTCGCCGCGCGTTATAACGAAGGCCGCGAGCGTGCCTTTGACCGGCTCGATGCAACTCTCTCTCGAATCAACACCTCTGATGATGGCTTGTATGGCCGCGCGACACTAGCTGCCGGGTTCCGCTTGCCGGTCGGCCTCTCGCCGCAGGATGTGGAATCGGAACTGCGCGGCCTGCTGGGCCATCTACCGTTCGCGCCCCAGCTGACCTTCAGCAGCTATGCCGCCGCCTATGCCGGACCGCGTGATACCACGCTTTCGCGCGCATTCCGCGCTGCGATACGCGAGGCTGGCGGGGCGCCGGCATTTGTGGTCAAAACGGGCACATCCGATATGAACATCGCCGGCCCGGCCTGGAACTGCCCGATACTGGCCTATGGTCCCGGCGATTCCGCGCTGGATCACACGCCCCACGAACACATTGATCTTGACGAATACCAGCGTGCCATCGGCGTGCTGACGCGAGTGCTTGAAACGCTCCCAAAGGGCGAGACGCAATCCTTATCCGAAGCCGTCACTGACGCCAGCCGCTAG
- a CDS encoding aspartate aminotransferase family protein codes for MIDTVTFAAIEDRYTSGAYTKRPLTLVRGEASTVWDDAGNAYLDLTSGQGVALLGHAHPAVARAIAQQASTLITSAEAFYNDRRAQLYEALSGLFQDERRYFLSNSGAEANEAALKVARLLTGRTGIVAAMRGFHGRTLGALGATFNADYRAPFAGWTPAVSHIAFNDLAAAEAAITDQTAAVIVEAVQGEGGVHLADADWLRGLQRICAERGALLIVDEIQSGLGRCGHWFAVQAAGITPDIVTLGKGIAGGVPMGVTAWRAELGTIPAATHGSTFGGNPLSCAAAIAALTALRDLDAPARSNDLGDWLRGEIAALNLPVVRDIRGAGLMIGIELRTRVTPVLQALQSRGILALPAGKTVLRLLPPLVVTREELTFAVARIAEVLRDAR; via the coding sequence ATGATCGACACCGTGACGTTCGCTGCGATTGAAGACCGCTATACCTCAGGAGCCTATACCAAACGACCCCTTACGCTGGTGCGCGGGGAAGCCTCGACGGTTTGGGATGACGCTGGAAATGCTTATCTGGACCTGACCAGCGGTCAGGGCGTGGCACTGCTTGGACATGCGCATCCGGCAGTAGCGCGTGCGATTGCCCAACAGGCGTCAACGCTGATTACCAGCGCGGAGGCCTTTTACAACGACCGGCGCGCGCAGTTGTATGAGGCGTTGAGCGGCCTTTTTCAGGACGAGCGACGCTACTTCCTCTCGAACTCCGGCGCGGAAGCCAATGAAGCGGCGCTCAAAGTCGCCCGGTTGCTGACCGGACGCACCGGCATCGTCGCGGCCATGCGCGGCTTTCATGGGCGTACGCTCGGTGCGCTTGGCGCAACCTTCAACGCCGACTATCGCGCCCCATTCGCCGGGTGGACGCCAGCCGTCTCCCATATCGCCTTTAATGACCTTGCGGCGGCTGAAGCCGCGATCACCGACCAAACGGCCGCCGTGATCGTCGAGGCGGTACAGGGCGAGGGGGGGGTCCACTTGGCCGACGCGGACTGGCTGCGTGGGCTTCAGCGCATTTGCGCGGAACGCGGTGCGTTACTGATCGTCGACGAGATTCAGTCCGGTCTGGGCCGCTGCGGCCATTGGTTCGCGGTTCAGGCCGCAGGGATCACCCCCGACATCGTGACACTGGGCAAGGGAATTGCCGGCGGCGTACCGATGGGCGTGACGGCGTGGCGCGCGGAATTGGGCACGATCCCGGCAGCGACACATGGCAGCACATTTGGCGGTAATCCGCTCTCGTGTGCCGCCGCCATCGCGGCGCTGACCGCGCTGCGTGACCTGGATGCACCCGCGCGTTCAAATGACCTCGGCGATTGGCTGCGGGGCGAAATCGCGGCGCTGAATCTTCCCGTGGTGCGCGACATCCGCGGCGCAGGACTGATGATTGGCATCGAACTTCGCACGCGAGTAACGCCGGTCCTTCAGGCGCTTCAGTCTCGCGGGATTCTTGCGCTCCCGGCAGGCAAGACCGTCCTTCGTCTGCTGCCGCCCCTGGTTGTCACGCGTGAAGAACTGACCTTCGCCGTTGCCCGGATTGCCGAGGTGCTGCGTGACGCCCGCTAA
- a CDS encoding [LysW]-aminoadipate kinase, which yields MSENILVVKFGGGAGLDIEACARDLALIARSRPVVVVHGVSAALDALCAARGVEVRTLTSPSGHSSRYTDTQTRDLFVEASQSVGQQWVEALAQHGIIAQATEPAVTGLRKDAVRAVVDGRVRIVRDDYTGLISGVDAAEILSLLGRGIVPVIPPLARSIDGPLNIDGDRAAAAIAASLDASELVILSNVRGLYRDHTDAGSLVSRVPLHDLPRALDWAAGRMKRKVIGAQEALDGGVRRVVIGDGRVTGAVSAALQGAGTEFLR from the coding sequence ATGAGCGAGAACATTCTGGTAGTGAAATTTGGCGGCGGTGCAGGACTTGATATTGAAGCCTGCGCTCGCGACCTCGCGCTGATTGCGCGCAGCCGCCCGGTAGTGGTCGTCCACGGCGTGAGCGCGGCGCTCGATGCGCTGTGCGCAGCCCGTGGCGTCGAAGTGCGCACCCTGACCTCTCCGTCCGGGCATTCCTCGCGCTATACCGACACGCAAACGCGCGACCTGTTCGTGGAAGCCTCGCAGTCGGTGGGGCAGCAGTGGGTCGAAGCGCTGGCCCAGCACGGGATAATCGCGCAGGCGACGGAACCGGCGGTGACCGGTCTCCGCAAAGATGCCGTGCGCGCGGTTGTCGATGGCCGCGTGCGGATCGTCAGGGATGATTACACCGGATTGATTTCGGGCGTGGATGCCGCCGAAATCCTGTCCCTCCTGGGGCGCGGGATCGTGCCGGTCATTCCGCCGCTGGCGCGCAGCATCGACGGCCCGCTCAATATCGATGGTGACCGGGCGGCAGCCGCCATCGCGGCATCGCTCGACGCGTCGGAACTGGTCATCCTCAGCAATGTGCGCGGCCTTTACCGTGACCATACCGATGCCGGATCGCTGGTTTCGCGTGTGCCGCTGCATGACCTGCCGCGTGCGCTCGACTGGGCCGCCGGTCGGATGAAACGCAAAGTGATCGGCGCACAGGAGGCGCTGGACGGCGGTGTGCGGCGCGTGGTGATCGGTGATGGCCGGGTGACGGGCGCGGTGAGCGCCGCGCTGCAGGGCGCGGGAACGGAATTCCTTCGATGA
- a CDS encoding N-acetyl-gamma-glutamyl-phosphate reductase — protein sequence MMASIGIVGGSGYTGGELLRYLLNHSQARVTQITSRDSAGQFVHATHSHLRGGTDLRFIHPDALEPCDALFLCLPHGVASRDIQRYAALAPVLVDLSADFRLRNTSLYQTHYETAHPAPDWLDRFVYGLPEMNREALRGAHYASGVGCNATAVNLALWPLVRAGLLQRATAELKVGSSESGAEHSASSHHPVRSGAVRVYKATGHRHHAEVQQQLGDLPIRFSVTAIEMVRGVHLTAHVDLSRAVSEKDVWAAYRSAYQGEPFVRIVASKSGLQRLPEPRLVAGTNFADVGFELDPADPTHLVVVAALDNLGKGAAGSAIQCLNLMLGFNESDGLRSYAVYP from the coding sequence CTGATGGCCTCAATCGGTATCGTTGGCGGCAGCGGGTATACCGGCGGCGAACTTCTGCGCTATCTGCTGAATCACTCGCAGGCGCGCGTGACGCAAATCACCAGCCGGGACAGCGCGGGGCAGTTTGTCCATGCGACCCACTCCCATCTGCGCGGGGGGACGGATTTACGGTTTATTCACCCCGATGCGCTGGAGCCGTGCGATGCTTTGTTTCTCTGCCTTCCGCACGGCGTCGCTTCACGGGACATCCAGCGTTACGCCGCACTTGCACCCGTTCTCGTTGACCTCTCCGCAGATTTCCGCCTCCGCAATACCTCCCTCTACCAGACACATTACGAAACTGCTCACCCGGCGCCTGACTGGCTTGACCGTTTTGTCTACGGCCTGCCGGAAATGAACCGCGAGGCGCTGCGCGGAGCGCACTATGCGAGCGGCGTCGGCTGCAACGCGACCGCCGTCAATCTTGCCCTCTGGCCGCTGGTGCGTGCCGGACTGCTGCAGCGGGCGACCGCCGAACTGAAAGTCGGTTCGTCGGAGAGCGGCGCGGAGCATTCCGCGTCGTCTCACCATCCGGTACGCAGTGGCGCTGTCCGCGTCTACAAAGCCACCGGCCACCGCCATCATGCGGAGGTACAGCAGCAGTTAGGGGATCTGCCGATCCGCTTTTCCGTCACGGCCATCGAAATGGTGCGCGGTGTGCACCTAACGGCGCATGTCGATCTCTCCCGTGCCGTCAGCGAAAAAGACGTCTGGGCCGCCTATCGCAGCGCGTATCAAGGGGAGCCTTTCGTCCGGATCGTCGCGTCGAAATCCGGCCTGCAACGCCTGCCGGAACCGCGTCTCGTGGCCGGCACGAACTTCGCCGATGTGGGCTTCGAACTTGATCCGGCCGACCCGACCCATCTGGTGGTCGTAGCGGCGCTGGACAACCTCGGCAAGGGCGCGGCAGGCAGCGCCATCCAATGCCTGAATCTGATGCTTGGTTTCAATGAATCTGACGGACTACGGAGCTACGCGGTGTATCCATGA
- the lysX gene encoding lysine biosynthesis protein LysX, translating to MRIGILVTHIRPEEKLLLAAFEARGVTPDVILDRELLFDLTAGAEQLAPSGTAWADYDLILERCVSTSRGTYALAVLNAWGVRTLNTHQTATTCGDKLLTTLALARAGVPQPRALAAFTEDTSIAAIEELGYPAVLKPVTGSWGRLLARITDRDAAEAVLEHRFTLGDWTQHTVYAQEFVEKNGRDIRAFVVGDRTICAIYRASPHWITNTARGGVASNCPVTDELNELCVRAAQAVGGGVLALDVFETADGLVINEINHTMEFRNSSAPTGVDIAGAVAEYVLNVAAAQARTSEVTA from the coding sequence ATGCGAATTGGCATTCTCGTCACGCATATCCGTCCCGAAGAGAAACTTCTGCTGGCTGCGTTTGAGGCGCGCGGCGTCACCCCGGACGTCATCCTCGACCGCGAACTCCTGTTTGACCTGACCGCGGGCGCGGAACAACTCGCGCCCTCCGGCACGGCATGGGCGGATTACGACCTCATTCTGGAGCGCTGCGTGAGTACCTCACGCGGAACGTATGCGCTGGCAGTCCTGAATGCATGGGGTGTTCGCACCCTCAATACGCACCAGACCGCCACAACCTGCGGCGACAAACTGCTGACGACCCTGGCGCTGGCGCGTGCGGGCGTGCCTCAACCGCGCGCTTTGGCGGCCTTCACCGAGGACACCTCGATTGCCGCCATCGAAGAACTCGGCTATCCCGCTGTCCTCAAGCCCGTCACGGGTTCCTGGGGCCGGCTCCTTGCGCGCATCACCGATCGCGATGCAGCCGAGGCGGTGCTGGAGCATCGTTTTACGCTCGGGGACTGGACTCAACACACGGTTTACGCACAGGAATTTGTTGAGAAGAACGGCCGCGACATCCGCGCGTTTGTGGTTGGGGACCGCACGATCTGCGCGATCTACCGCGCATCCCCCCATTGGATCACCAATACCGCACGCGGTGGTGTGGCCAGCAACTGCCCGGTGACTGATGAACTGAACGAACTGTGTGTTCGCGCCGCGCAGGCGGTAGGCGGCGGTGTGCTTGCGCTTGACGTCTTCGAGACCGCCGATGGCTTGGTGATCAACGAGATCAACCACACCATGGAATTCAGGAACAGCAGCGCCCCGACCGGTGTGGATATCGCTGGGGCGGTAGCCGAATACGTGCTGAACGTTGCAGCCGCACAGGCGCGCACCTCCGAGGTGACAGCCTGA
- the lysW gene encoding lysine biosynthesis protein LysW codes for MNQAACPTCDAPIALPAGVVVHELISCADCGTDLEVLSLSPLSVDLAPEVEEDWGE; via the coding sequence GTGAACCAAGCTGCTTGCCCGACCTGTGATGCCCCGATCGCTCTGCCGGCCGGGGTGGTCGTACACGAACTGATTAGCTGCGCTGACTGCGGCACCGACCTCGAAGTCCTGTCGTTAAGCCCGCTCAGCGTCGATCTTGCGCCTGAAGTCGAAGAAGACTGGGGCGAATAG
- a CDS encoding ABC-F family ATP-binding cassette domain-containing protein: MSFLSIEKLHKTYGLQTVLDNVSFTLAAGQRIGIVGANGVGKTTLAQIITGRVGADSGTVRLQPGARLGYLMQDDVELIGTLQTRIDGALSHLHALETELRDLEAQMSEVTGDVLAGVLARYGDATDAFERAGGWDADSRIAQILAGLHIDHLSRDRDLATFSGGERARVQLAVLLLSSPDVLVLDEPTNHLDAASLGWLESYVTHYQGGVLIISHDRAFLNAVVTSILEIDEHSHTSKAYTGDYDAYIRAKQIERVRWEQDWQHQQDEVRELRLAVADEVRAMSQTKPTQKVGGDKFAKGFFKGRTEVGITRKLDNAKARLERIEADPIPKPPKPLRFNPDFDPSALQSKSPLFASGLTKSYGSRTILQDITFTLDSRSRIAIVGPNGAGKSTLLRILAGIEPPDSGEVSVSPQVTIGYLDQTGADLDDSLTVVQAYGAGLEGTEQTFISDLLVGGLFRYDEVRRPVSVLSGGQRRKLQIARLIAMKANLLLLDEPTNTLSFDVLETFEAALRDFPGPVIAATHDRRFLDSFGGEIWELKDAGLIPHAVRERA; the protein is encoded by the coding sequence ATGTCTTTTCTCTCTATCGAAAAACTTCACAAGACTTACGGGCTGCAAACGGTTCTGGACAATGTGAGCTTCACGCTCGCGGCAGGACAGCGAATCGGCATTGTCGGCGCGAACGGCGTGGGCAAGACGACCCTGGCCCAGATCATCACCGGACGCGTAGGCGCAGACAGCGGTACCGTGCGGCTGCAGCCCGGCGCGCGTCTTGGCTACCTCATGCAGGATGACGTTGAGCTGATCGGTACGCTGCAAACCCGTATCGACGGCGCACTGTCGCATCTCCACGCTCTGGAAACCGAACTGCGGGATCTTGAAGCGCAGATGTCCGAAGTCACCGGCGACGTTTTGGCTGGCGTGCTGGCGCGCTACGGAGACGCCACCGACGCCTTCGAGCGTGCCGGCGGATGGGATGCCGATTCGCGCATCGCCCAGATATTGGCCGGGCTGCATATCGACCACCTTTCAAGGGATCGCGATCTGGCGACATTTTCCGGCGGCGAACGGGCGCGGGTGCAGTTGGCCGTTCTGCTGCTCAGTTCGCCCGACGTGTTGGTGCTGGACGAACCGACCAATCACCTGGACGCGGCGAGTCTCGGTTGGCTTGAAAGCTATGTTACCCACTATCAGGGCGGCGTCCTGATCATCAGTCATGACCGCGCATTTCTGAATGCCGTCGTCACATCGATACTCGAAATCGACGAACACTCGCATACTTCCAAAGCCTATACCGGCGATTATGACGCCTACATCCGCGCCAAACAGATCGAGCGCGTCCGCTGGGAGCAGGACTGGCAGCACCAACAGGACGAAGTGCGCGAACTGCGGCTTGCCGTTGCCGATGAAGTCCGCGCCATGAGCCAGACCAAACCCACCCAGAAGGTCGGGGGCGACAAATTCGCTAAGGGCTTCTTCAAAGGACGGACCGAGGTTGGCATCACCCGCAAGCTGGACAATGCGAAAGCCCGTCTGGAGCGCATCGAGGCCGACCCGATCCCGAAACCGCCCAAACCGCTGCGCTTCAACCCGGACTTCGACCCGTCTGCGCTGCAAAGCAAGTCCCCACTCTTTGCCAGCGGACTGACCAAATCGTACGGCAGTCGGACGATACTCCAGGACATTACCTTCACGCTGGACTCGCGCAGCCGGATCGCCATTGTCGGACCGAACGGTGCGGGGAAATCAACGCTTCTACGCATTCTGGCTGGGATCGAACCGCCGGACAGCGGCGAGGTCAGCGTCAGTCCGCAGGTGACTATCGGCTACCTCGATCAGACCGGTGCAGATCTGGACGACTCGCTAACGGTGGTTCAGGCCTACGGCGCAGGGCTGGAGGGTACCGAACAGACCTTTATCAGCGACCTGCTGGTGGGTGGGCTGTTCCGCTATGACGAAGTCCGCCGGCCGGTTAGTGTCTTGTCCGGGGGGCAGCGCAGGAAACTGCAGATCGCCCGCCTGATTGCCATGAAGGCGAATCTGCTGCTGCTCGACGAGCCGACCAATACGCTCAGCTTCGACGTGCTGGAAACGTTCGAGGCCGCGCTGCGCGATTTCCCTGGTCCGGTTATCGCCGCGACGCACGACCGGCGGTTCCTCGACAGCTTCGGGGGCGAAATCTGGGAGCTGAAGGATGCCGGTCTGATCCCGCACGCGGTGCGTGAACGTGCATAG